The Psilocybe cubensis strain MGC-MH-2018 chromosome 7, whole genome shotgun sequence genome has a window encoding:
- a CDS encoding WD repeat-containing protein 5-like protein (WD repeat-containing protein 5 homolog) yields the protein MDPLAGMDDSSTDDDTSSQTTEDDPQVPENQVSQPPIPVVPPPVAVPAPGPTQREKPHYALRHTLRGHTMSISAVKFSPDGKLLASCGAEKMVKIWSPETGEFLRNLNGHTQGLSDISWSSDSVYLASASDDTTIRIWDVETGLTHKVLKGHTKWVFCLNYNQASNLLVSGGCDGDVRIWNTAKGKCIRTLHAHMDYVTAVHFNRDASLIVSCALDGLIRIWNTSNGQCLKTIAEGHDAICQHVQFSPNSKYILSTAHDSTIRLWDYQTTRCLKIYKGHVNTKYCISACFSVTGGKWIVAGSEDHKTYIWDLQTREIVQILEGHTDIVVAVATHPQQNMIATGSIDSDLAIRIWVDPIPRT from the exons ATGGATCCATTAGCTGGGATGGATGATTCCTCAACTGACGATGATACTTCATCGCAAACCACTGAGGATGATCCTCAAGTCCCTGAAAACCAGGTGTCCCAACCACCTATTCCGGTTGTACCACCACCGGTAGCAGTTCCAGCTCCTGGACCCACACAACGCGAAAAACCCCACTATGCACTTAGGCACACTCTCCGAGGCCATACAATGTCGATATCAGCTGTTAAATTCAGCCCCGATGGAAAGCTCCTCGCTTCGTGTG GCGCCGAGAAGATGGTTAAAATTTGGTCTCCAGAAACTGGGGAATTCCTGAGGAATTTGAATGGTCATACACAAGGGCTGTCAGACATTTCATGGTCTTCGGATAGTGTTTACCTCGCTTCCGCCTCCGACGACACCACCATCCGGATATGGGACGTCGAAACA GGCTTGACCCACAAAGTGCTGAAGGGCCACACTAAGTGGGTGTTTTGTCTGAACTACAACCAAGCTTCGAATCTTCTTGTCTCTGGAGGCTGTGATGGCGATGTACGGATATGGAATACAGcaaaag GAAAGTGCATACGAACTCTGCACGCGCACATGGACTACGTAACCGCAGTCCATTTCAACCGAGATGCCTCTCTTATCGTTTCATGTGCCTTGGATGGCCTAAT CCGTATATGGAACACAAGCAACGGCCAGTGTCTCAAAACTATAGCAGAAGGCCACGACGCGATATG CCAACATGTTCAATTTTCACCCAATTCAAAATACATCCTTTCGACAGCGCACGACAGCACCATCCGCCTTTGGGATTACCAGACTACGCGCTGCCTGAAAATTTACAAGGGCCACGTTAACACCAAATACTGCATTTCGGCGTGCTTCAGCGTCACAGGTGGCAAATGGATCGTTGCCGGAAGTGAAGACCATAAAACCTACATATGGGACCTCCAAACTCGCGAAATCGTCCAAATTCTGGAAGGACACACTG ATATTGTAGTCGCAGTGGCG ACTCACCCTCAACAAAATATGATTGCTACAGGTTCTATAGACTCAGACCTGGCAATTAGAATTTGGGTCGACCCAATTCCTAGAACTTAA
- a CDS encoding Protein F37C4.5 gives MPPNAIANASRAVSEVCLSCQTDSKIANVSLYTGLAEVTRVFEPKLKKGDNKVIVSGLPDVLVPDSLRVEGRGQCTIYEVSLSDIPSSGPMTTSDRLEDLIKQKIRLEKALMRCHKAIAAVQSFQNSIAVRHVKADELANLQRGIDAAAEEWDLKQLDLEEQITEVTRDIEQEQVALGEVKVDNKLRKRVYITLVADKECDVEIVLKYAVSSATWDPTYAIYVKMDTKEKAVKLIYKAAISQNTGESWNDIPLTLETVTPTTGLNIPELQPWTLSMYKPMYGKYLRKSAAASSLNTFGGHSMRKESAASSDSESDGGPPRGGGRLHSSRPPNIKARGLTVTSKGDINATFSVPGLMTIPSDGASHTVTIMEVYLDAAMSWVTVPKKSPKAHLTAKIKNDSEYTLLRGIASIYVNGSFISRSDIPTVSPQESFDCPLGIDPAVRITYHPRSKKVTQPSFTRRNSTYLFSQRISISNTKATPISYLKVREQVPVSEDSNITVNLTSPGLVLPQANKKGVIIVPEPVKISSQVVARWEGADEPEMDPGQVGKDGKIP, from the exons ATGCCTCCAAACGCAATCGCAAATGCAAGCCGAGCAGTCAGTGAGGTATGCCTGTCGTGTCAGACGGATAGCAAGATCGCGAACGTTAGCTTGTATACTGGCCTGGCGGAGGTGACGCGTGTTTTTGAACCAAAGCTCAAGAAAGGCGACAATAAGGTCATTGTGTCCGGTCTTCCTGATGTGCTGGTCCCAGATTCTCTTCG AGTTGAAGGTCGCGGTCAATGTACAATTTATGAAGTTTCACTCTCCGATATTCCTTCTTCGGGTCCTATGACGACCTCTGATCGTCTTGAAGACTTGATAAAGCAGAAGATTCGGTTGGAGAAAGCGTTGATGCGGTGCCATAAAGCGATCGCGGCAGTTCAGTCTTTCCAGAACAGTATTGCCGTGCGACATGTCAAGGCAGATGAGTTGGCCAATTTGCAGCGAGGAATTGACGCGGCTGCAGAGGAATGGGATCTCAAGCAGCTTGATTTGGAAGAGCAAATTACAGAGGTTACTAGAGACATTGAGCAAGAGCAAGTAGCATTGGGCGAGGTCAAAGTGGATAATAAGCTGCGCAAACGTGTCTACATAACTCTCGTCGCAGACAAAGAATGCGACGTTGAGATTGTTTTGAAATACG CTGTTTCCAGCGCTACCTGGGACCCTACTTACGCTATCTACGTGAAAATGGACACCAAGGAAAAGGCGGTAAAGCTTATATACAAAGCAGCCATCTCACAAAATACAGGAGAG TCCTGGAATGATATTCCATTGACTTTGGAGACAGTGACGCCCACAACAGGACTCAATATCCCGGAATTGCAGCCATGGACGCTTTCTATGTATAAGCCCATGTACGGAAAGTACCTGAGAAAAAGTGCTGCTGCCTCCAGCCTTAACACGTTCGGCGGCCACTCAATGAGAAAAGAATCTGCAGCTAGTTCCGATTCTGAATCTGATGGAGGTCCACctagaggaggaggaagactgCATAGTTCGCGACCGCCCAACATCAAGGCCCGAGGCTTGACAGTCACATCGAAAGGGGACATCAATGCAACGTTCTCGGTCCCTGGATTAATGACGATTCCGAGTGACGGCGCTTCTCATACCGTGACTATAATGGAAGTGTATTTGGACGCAGCCATGTCCTGGGTTACGGTCCCAAAAAAATCGCCAAAGGCTCATTTAACT GCAAAAATAAAGAATGACTCTGAATATACCCTTTTACGCGGCATAGCAAGCATCTACGTCAATGGAAGTTTCATCTCGCGCTCTGATATCCCGACTGTTAGCCCACAGGAAAGTTTTGATTGTCCTCTTGG CATCGACCCTGCAGTTCGCATCACCTATCACCCTCGTAGCAAGAAAGTCACTCAACCCAGCTTTACGCGCCGAAACTCTACGTACCTTTTTTCTCAAcgcatcagcatcagtaACACCAAAGCGACGCCCATCAGCTACCTGAAAGTACGCGAGCAGGTGCCTGTATCAGAGGACAGCAATATTACAGTCAACCTGACCTCTCCGGGTCTCGTACTACCTCAGGCGAACAAAAAGGGTGTCATTATTGTACCGGAGCCAGTGAAGATTAGCTCTCAGGTGGTGGCGCGGTGGGAAGGCGCGGATGAGCCGGAGATGGATCCAGGGCAGGTTGGAAAGGATGGCAAG ATACCTTAA
- a CDS encoding DNA polymerase alpha catalytic subunit produces MADRSRRERKSKLDKLAEYKRAREGGTRVFKEEDVEIYDEVSEDQYQKIVKGRLQRDDFVVDDGAEGYVDNGMDDWAGGDEEFRDDSEEEGRKKDKKKKNKTEKPKAKPKPPPPVAPSINAYRPAVSAEQEADFMASLLGNVDNLVTEPLPKPSRKRKPSPEYEEPRYNRHSYRRKSPFADASSDGPVEDIAHTLSDDAFSSPNKRTRTEDGAITPAAERLASLEVDGSSDGFDSSYDDINMDDFMDMDDDFDVKPQVKREEPAITLSKKPAPQAATSKLKEEADVKPAWLSVYDSLAVESEDTLGPLSTSNSSSTNSTNISALEEDGSLRFFWIDYMELDGLLYFIGKLKEKTSGTWISCCVKVEGIKRNLFVLPREKRVEQDEEGNIHETDIIPTQEDIDEDFDLIRKAMKIKSYRAKFVKRKYAFGEQDIPRGEAQWMKVIYGFNEPVVPMNAESQNIARILGTNTSAFELLVLKRKIMGPCWITIKNPQIENTGVSWCKLEVTVADPKDFNPFSETDANAPKEQPPLNVMSLCVRTVVNHQENKREVVCATARIWHNMQIDDATPPEKLKCTVHTFVRPLDRFPTNFEREAKSNAKGTIMPMKNERMLLSSLLVTLHKADPDIIVGHDFLGVSLDVLLNRMRDLKVDHWSRLGRFRRSRWPNIGKQGSNLKFLNGRLLCDLASDGAKSMIASTTWTMTEMCKTHLNIEREDFDPDDTASKLDGSLSSPEPMLKFVRHCELDAHFQMAIASKVQILPLTKQLTNLAGNSWNKTLNGGRAERNEYILLHEFHRLKYICPDKTFGKKSVAVKEEPQDDDEQGQGQSGKKVGKKRDKYKGGLVFEPKRGLWDKFILVMDFNSLYPSIIQEYNIDFTTVEPVDDDENGDERIPEPPSTDVSQGVLPRLIATLVNRRRQVKSLMKDRSASAAQLLQYDIKQQALKLTANSMYGCLGFEYSRFYARPLAALTTHKGREILTHTKELAESLNLEVVYGDTDSVFVNSNVTDLAEALKISALFKKAVNDRYKLLEIDLDGVFQRLLLLQKKKYAALKVDDGTKTSTEIKGLDMKRREYCALSKQVSQYVLEQILSGEATENVVENIHEYLTNIGESVRSGSIKMDDYIIFKRLGKNPEDYPDAKSQPHVQVALRIKQRGGSAKNGDVIPYIFCLAEGEESSKTGQADRAKHPDELRKAGSALKIDYDHYLSHQILPPIERLCDPIEGTDRARLAECLGLDPMRYRTSTGVEERVFSGLDSQMSDAERFRDALPFIIRCRHCQVKVPFLPLNDPEANILQPAGPLCPSCTKTISLGSLLTQLEIQIRESITKYYQGWTVCDDPTCNNRTRMMGVYGRRCLRTECKGRVSFEYTDTQLYNQLRFYVSLFDTQKALDSTRPENRSDLTAIITKNQVLLRSLGECVEKHLNNCGRRWIDLGTIFSSMKL; encoded by the exons ATGGCAGACCGTTCTCGACGCGAAAGAAAGTCGAAACTCGACAAACTAGCGGAGTACAAGAGGGCTCGCGAAGGAGGAACGCGTGTTTTCAAG GAAGAAGATGTCGAGATTTACGATGAGGTTTCGGAAGATCAGTACCAAAAGATAGTCAAGGGACGTTTGCAACGCGATGACTTTGTGGTCGACGATGGTGCAGAAGGATATGTTGATAATGGGATGGATGACTGGGCAGGCGGTGATGAAGAGTTTAGAGATGACTCTGAAGAAGAGGGTAGAAAGAAAG acaaaaagaagaagaataaaACTGAGAAACCAAAAGCCAAACCTaagcctcctcctcccgtgGCTCCATCTATCAACGCATACCGCCCTGCCGTGTCCGCAGAACAAGAAGCCGATTTTATGGCTTCGCTACTTGGAAATGTTGATAACCTGGTCACCGAACCACTTCCAAAGCCCTCAAGGAAACGTAAACCATCGCCGGAGTATGAAGAGCCGCGTTATAATCGCCACTCGTATCGACGGAAATCTCCATTCGCAGACGCCTCTTCCGACGGGCCTGTAGAGGATATTGCTCACACCTTGAGCGATGATGCCTTTAGCAGCCCTAATAAACGCACGCGTACCGAGGACGGAGCTATCACTCCTGCAGCAGAAAGGCTGGCATCTCTTGAAGTCGACGGTAGCTCAGATGGCTTCGACAGCTCTTACGACGACATTAACATGGATGATTTCATGGACATGGACGACGACTTCGACGTCAAACCTCAAGTCAAACGCGAAGAACCGGCAATTACATTGTCAAAAAAGCCTGCGCCTCAGGCTGCTACCTCCAAACTCAAAGAAGAAGCCGACGTAAAGCCTGCATGGCTATCTGTCTACGACTCGCTAGCCGTTGAGTCCGAGGATACCCTTGGCCCTCTTTCGACGAGcaattcttcttcgacaAATTCGACAAACATTTCCGCTCTGGAGGAAGATGGTTCACTTCGATTCTTTTGGATTGATTACATGGAGTTGGATGGACTACTTTATTTTATCGGCAAGCTGAAAGAGAAGACTTCTGGTACATGGATCTCATGCTGCGTGAAGGTAGAGGGCATCAAGCGAAACTTATTTGTCCTACCTCGAGAGAAGCGTGTTGAACAAGACGAGGAAGGAAATATCCACGAAACCGACATTATCCCCACCCAAGAAGACATCGACGAGGATTTCGACTTGATTCGCAAAGCCATGAAAATAAAATCGTATCGAGCCAAGTTTGTCAAGCGTAAGTATGCGTTTGGAGAGCAAGATATCCCACGAGGCGAAGCTCAGTGGATGAAAGTTATCTACGGTTTTAACG AGCCTGTAGTACCCATGAACGCAGAAAGTCAGAACATCGCCCGTATACTGGGTACAAATACTAGTGCCTTTGAACTCCTTGTTCTCAAACGAAAAATCATGGGTCCCTGCTGGATAACCATTAAAAACCCCCAGATAGAGAACACTGGT GTTTCGTGGTGCAAACTCGAAGTTACAGTAGCGGACCCGAAGGATTTCAATCCATTCTCAGAGACCGATGCTAATGCTCCGAAGGAACAGCCGCCTCTCAATGTTATGAGTTTGTGTGTGCGTACAGTTGTCAATCATCAAGAAAACAAGCGAGAGGTCGTCTGCGCGACTGCCAGAATTTGGCACAACA TGCAAATTGACGATGCTACGCCTCCTGAGAAACTGAAATGTACCGTTCATACATTTGTTCGTCctctggaccgtttccctACAAATTTCGAAAGAGAGGCCAAAAGCAATGCTAAGGGGACCATCATGCCGatgaaaaatgaaaggaTGTTGTTGAGCAGTCTATTGG TGACACTGCACAAAGCTGACCCTGACATTATCGTTGGCCACGATTTCCTTGGAGTGTCGCTCGATGTGCTGTTGAATCGGATGCGCGATCTTAAGGTCGATCATTGGTCGCGTCTTGGACGTTTCAGGCGTTCGCGGTGGCCTAATATCGGCAAGCAGGGCTCAAATCTAAAGTTTTTGAACGGTCGTTTGCTCTGCGATCTCGCCAGTGATGGCGCAAAG AGTATGATTGCCTCTACGACCTGGACGATGACGGAGATGTGTAAAACACATTTGAACATTGAACGCGAAGATTTCGATCCCGATGATACCGCCAGCAAACTCGACGGAAGCCTGTCATCGCCCGAGCCTATGCTCAAATTTGTCCGCCATTGCGAACTGGACGCTCATTTCCAGATGGCTATCGCATCAAAGGTGCAGATCCTGCCTCTGACGAAACAGTTGACAAATCTGGCTGGAAACTCCTG GAACAAAACTCTGAACGGAGGTCGTGCAGAACGTAACGAGTACATTCTTCTGCACGAGTTCCATCGACTGAAGTACATCTGCCCTGACAAAACCTTCGGCAAGAAGTCCGTTGCTGTCAAGGAGGAGCCTCAGGACGATGACGAGCAGGGCCAAGGCCAAAGCGGGAAGAAAGTCGGGAAGAAACGCGACAAATACAAGGGTGGTCTAGTCTTCGAACCGAAGCGAGGCTTGTGGGACAAATTTATCCTCGTCATGGATTTCAATTCCTTGTACCCAAGCATCATCCAAGAGTACAACATCGATTTTACCACTGTCGAACctgtggatgatgatgag AACGGCGATGAACGTATACCGGAGCCACCGTCGACGGATGTATCGCAGGGCGTCCTCCCTCGTCTTATTGCCACCCTCGTGAATCGTCGTCGGCAGGTGAAATCTTTGATGAAAGATCGCAGCGCGTCAGCGGCCCAGCTTCTCCAG TACGACATCAAGCAGCAGGCACTGAAACTGACTGCCAATAGTATGTACGGATGCCTTGGATTCGAATATTCACGGTTCTACGCGCGGCCCCTTGCTGCTCTTACTACCCACAAGGGAAGAGAGATTTTAACGCACACCAAGGAGTTGGCTGAGAGTTTGAATCTTGAA GTCGTTTATGGAGATACTGATTCGGTGTTCGTCAACTCGAATGTAACCGATCTTGCTGAGGCGTTAAAGATCTCTGCGCTCTTCAAGAAGGCCGTGAACGATCGATACAAACTGCTGGAGATCGACCTTGATGGTGTTTTCCAGAGACTGCTGTTGCTCCAAAAGAAGAAGTATGCTGCTCTTAAAGTTGATGACGGTACAAAAACCAGCACGGAAATTAAAGGTCTCGACATGAAACGACGAGAGTACTGTGCTCTGTCTAAACAAGTTTCTCA ATATGTCCTTGAGCAAATTCTTTCTGGCGAAGCTACCGAGAATGTAGTGGAGAACATTCACGAATATCTTACAAATATTGGGGAAAGTGTCCGCAGTGGGTCTATCAAGATGGACGATTACATTATCTTCAAG CGTCTCGGAAAAAATCCTGAAGATTACCCTGATGCCAAATCTCAACCACATGTTCAAGTCGCTTTGAGAATAAAGCAAAGAGGTGGCTCAGCCAAAAATGGAGACGTCATACCATACATCTTTTGCTTGGCTGAAGGCGAAGAGAGTTCGAAAACTGGACAGGCGGATCGTGCCAAACACCCCGACGAACTTCGAAAAGCAGGGTCTGCATTAAAGATCG ATTACGATCACTATCTCTCTCACCAAATTCTGCCACCTATTGAACGTCTCTGCGATCCTATTGAGGGCACTGACCGCGCACGTCTGGCAGAATGTCTTG GTCTCGATCCAATGCGCTACCGTACGTCTACGGGAGTGGAAGAAAGGGTATTCTCTGGTCTGGATTCACAGATGTCTGACGCTGAACGCTTCCGAGATGCACTACCGTTCATCATCCGATGTCGCCACTGTCAAGTCAAGGTTCCTTTTCTTCCGCTTAATGACCCTGAG GCCAACATCTTGCAGCCAGCGGGTCCATTGTGTCCATCATGTACAAAGACAATTAGCTTGGGAAGCTTATTGACACAACTGGAGATCCAGATACGCGAGTCTATAACCAAGTATTATCAAGGTTGGACCGTTTGCGATGATCCGACATGCAACAATCGCACTCGGATGATGGGTGTATATGGTCGAAGGTGCTTGCGCACCGAATGCAAAGGCAGGGTTTCATTTGAG TATACCGACACGCAACTATATAACCAACTGAGGTTTTACGTATCGTTGTTTGATACTCAAAAGGCACTTGACTCAACAAGGCCCGAAAATCGAT CGGACTTGACTGCCATCATCACAAAAAATCAAGTGCTACTACGAAGTCTAGGCGAATGTGTAGAAAAACATTTGAATAATTGTGGACGGCGCTGGATTGACCTTGGTACTATTTTCTCGTCCATGAAACTATGA
- a CDS encoding hypothetical protein (Uncharacterized protein YPR153W), translated as MTTNTTPSWPSLYNPGREIIHIEHNEPIQPGGAYLYNANDIFRFTLYWTLIFYTPIFLVCGLYAFWNYSFPPPTRRASRGSRDSYQLSSMFSTQPFLDADTPSLQPTKPPKTNERRSRVAFAIIILFTFLLLSVAGAVIGSAIMGFVMAGLFNAAHFNMSTWIPFLLAIMQVVVGLLSIWPSIVEII; from the exons ATGACGACCAACACCACACCATCTTGGCCCTCCTTATACAATCCTGGACGAGAAATCATACATATTGAGCACAATGAACCTATACAACCTGGCGGAGCTTATCTTTATAACGCAAACG ATATTTTCAGATTCACTCTCTACTGGACTTTAATTTTCTACACGCCTATATTTCTGGTTTGCGGACTGTATGCCTTTTGGAATTACTCGTTTCCACCGCCTACACGGCGAGCGTCTCGAGGCTCTCGCGATTCGTACCAACTTTCTTCAATGTTTTCTACCCAACCATTTTTAGACGCGGACACCCCATCCTTGCAACCGACCAAACCTCCCaaaacgaacgaacgaagaTCGAGAGTTGCATTTGCAATCATAATCTTGTTCACATTTTTATTGTTGAGCGTTGCAGGAGCTGTCATTGGGTCTGCAATTATGGGGTTCGTTATGGCCGGTTTATTCAATGCGGCACATTTCAATATGTCGAC ATGGATACCATTCTTGCTTGCTATCATGCAGGTTGTAGTGGGCCTTTTGAG CATATGGCCGTCAATTGTGGAAATCATCTGA
- a CDS encoding Alpha-L-rhamnosidase → MLKALCAVAAHVAVVAALDFTGAQWIWIPGRAADGVTYPPGNATFRRDYYPPAGKTPLSANILVTVDNVFTFWVNGNKIGTGDDFRNAHRYCVPLVADCNVFAIEGQNVPTGTASNAGNAAGAIAAIQVRYTDGYTETIVTDSEWHAIAGAPAGFEQVAYDDSNWPAPFVQGPLTTGPWNKPPNVINIPPEAQDPGPDLTAATWIWTNEVKGGNAPIGGRAFRKVVTLPPGELADTITMDIVADNEYTLYINGRVAGSGRSFQQAQRYQVNFIPSNTVTIAVYANNDGGPASLLASGQIRGCACGCGNTAVVNTDSSWKFSTAVPSPAGFINPGFDDSKWGQAVGEGAYGVAPWGKVALPTGNTAQNGPITDLGAPNAPPASVVS, encoded by the exons ATGTTGAAAG CGCTTTGCGCAGTGGCTGCCCATGTAGCAGTCGTAGCCGCCCTTGACTTCACCGGCGCACAGTGGATATGGATCCCAGGACGCGCTGCCGATGGTGTTACCTACCCTCCAGGCAATGCCACTTTCCGTCGTGATTACTACCCACCTGCTGGCAAAACCCCTCTCTCTGCCAACATCCTCGTCACCGTCGACAACGTCTTCACCTTCTGGGTCAACGGCAACAAGATCGGGACTGGCGATGACTTCAGAAATGCTCACCGTTATTGTGTACCTCTGGTTGCGGACTGCAACGTATTTGCTATCGAAGGCCAGAATGTCCCCACCGGCACAGCATCCAACGCAGGCAACGCTGCTGGTGCCATTGCTGCTATTCAAGTTCGCTATACTGATGGATACACCGAGACCATCGTCACCGACAGCGAGTGGCACGCTATCGCAGGTGCGCCTGCAGGCTTCGAACAAGTTGCATACGACGACAGCAACTGGCCCGCTCCATTTGTACAAGGACCACTGACGACCGGGCCTTGGAACAAACCTCCGAACGTGATCAACATCCCTCCCGAGGCACAAGATCCTGGCCCGGATCTCACTGCCGCTACATGGATCTGGACCAACGAAGTTAAGGGCGGGAATGCGCCCATCGGTGGGCGTGCATTCCGCAAGGTGGTCACTCTCCCTCCCGGCGAATTAGCAGACACTATTACCATGGACATTGTCGCGGACAACGAGTACACACTTTACATCAACGGCCGAGTTGCAGGTTCCGGTCGCAGCTTCCAGCAGGCTCAGCGTTACCAGGTCAATTTTATCCCAAGCAATACCGTCACAATCGCCGTATACGCTAACAACGACGGTGGTCCGGCTTCTCTCCTCGCTTCAGGCCAGATCAGGGGTTGCGCCTGTGGTTGTGGTAACACCGCCGTCGTGAACACAGATTCCAGCTGGAAATTCAGCACCGCAGTCCCTAGCCCTGCCGGATTCATCAATCCTGGGTTCGACGACTCAAAATGGGGCCAAGCCGTCGGTGAAGGCGCGTATGGGGTCGCTCCTTGGGGCAAGGTTGCGCTTCCCACTGGAAACACTGCACAGAATGGGCCTATTACAGATCTTGGGGCACCCAATGCTCCTCCAGCCAGCGTTGTCTCCTGA
- a CDS encoding Protein F37C4.5, protein MPPNAIANASRAVSEVCLSCQTDSKIANVSLYTGLAEVTRVFEPKLKKGDNKVIVSGLPDVLVPDSLRVEGRGQCTIYEVSLSDIPSSGPMTTSDRLEDLIKQKIRLEKALMRCHKAIAAVQSFQNSIAVRHVKADELANLQRGIDAAAEEWDLKQLDLEEQITEVTRDIEQEQVALGEVKVDNKLRKRVYITLVADKECDVEIVLKYAVSSATWDPTYAIYVKMDTKEKAVKLIYKAAISQNTGESWNDIPLTLETVTPTTGLNIPELQPWTLSMYKPMYGKYLRKSAAASSLNTFGGHSMRKESAASSDSESDGGPPRGGGRLHSSRPPNIKARGLTVTSKGDINATFSVPGLMTIPSDGASHTVTIMEVYLDAAMSWVTVPKKSPKAHLTAKIKNDSEYTLLRGIASIYVNGSFISRSDIPTVSPQESFDCPLGIDPAVRITYHPRSKKVTQPSFTRRNSTYLFSQRISISNTKATPISYLKVREQVPVSEDSNITVNLTSPGLVLPQANKKGVIIVPEPVKISSQVVARWEGADEPEMDPGQVGKDGKFNWVCSLQAQGKLVLLLSWEVVCPPGTNIEGLDA, encoded by the exons ATGCCTCCAAACGCAATCGCAAATGCAAGCCGAGCAGTCAGTGAGGTATGCCTGTCGTGTCAGACGGATAGCAAGATCGCGAACGTTAGCTTGTATACTGGCCTGGCGGAGGTGACGCGTGTTTTTGAACCAAAGCTCAAGAAAGGCGACAATAAGGTCATTGTGTCCGGTCTTCCTGATGTGCTGGTCCCAGATTCTCTTCG AGTTGAAGGTCGCGGTCAATGTACAATTTATGAAGTTTCACTCTCCGATATTCCTTCTTCGGGTCCTATGACGACCTCTGATCGTCTTGAAGACTTGATAAAGCAGAAGATTCGGTTGGAGAAAGCGTTGATGCGGTGCCATAAAGCGATCGCGGCAGTTCAGTCTTTCCAGAACAGTATTGCCGTGCGACATGTCAAGGCAGATGAGTTGGCCAATTTGCAGCGAGGAATTGACGCGGCTGCAGAGGAATGGGATCTCAAGCAGCTTGATTTGGAAGAGCAAATTACAGAGGTTACTAGAGACATTGAGCAAGAGCAAGTAGCATTGGGCGAGGTCAAAGTGGATAATAAGCTGCGCAAACGTGTCTACATAACTCTCGTCGCAGACAAAGAATGCGACGTTGAGATTGTTTTGAAATACG CTGTTTCCAGCGCTACCTGGGACCCTACTTACGCTATCTACGTGAAAATGGACACCAAGGAAAAGGCGGTAAAGCTTATATACAAAGCAGCCATCTCACAAAATACAGGAGAG TCCTGGAATGATATTCCATTGACTTTGGAGACAGTGACGCCCACAACAGGACTCAATATCCCGGAATTGCAGCCATGGACGCTTTCTATGTATAAGCCCATGTACGGAAAGTACCTGAGAAAAAGTGCTGCTGCCTCCAGCCTTAACACGTTCGGCGGCCACTCAATGAGAAAAGAATCTGCAGCTAGTTCCGATTCTGAATCTGATGGAGGTCCACctagaggaggaggaagactgCATAGTTCGCGACCGCCCAACATCAAGGCCCGAGGCTTGACAGTCACATCGAAAGGGGACATCAATGCAACGTTCTCGGTCCCTGGATTAATGACGATTCCGAGTGACGGCGCTTCTCATACCGTGACTATAATGGAAGTGTATTTGGACGCAGCCATGTCCTGGGTTACGGTCCCAAAAAAATCGCCAAAGGCTCATTTAACT GCAAAAATAAAGAATGACTCTGAATATACCCTTTTACGCGGCATAGCAAGCATCTACGTCAATGGAAGTTTCATCTCGCGCTCTGATATCCCGACTGTTAGCCCACAGGAAAGTTTTGATTGTCCTCTTGG CATCGACCCTGCAGTTCGCATCACCTATCACCCTCGTAGCAAGAAAGTCACTCAACCCAGCTTTACGCGCCGAAACTCTACGTACCTTTTTTCTCAAcgcatcagcatcagtaACACCAAAGCGACGCCCATCAGCTACCTGAAAGTACGCGAGCAGGTGCCTGTATCAGAGGACAGCAATATTACAGTCAACCTGACCTCTCCGGGTCTCGTACTACCTCAGGCGAACAAAAAGGGTGTCATTATTGTACCGGAGCCAGTGAAGATTAGCTCTCAGGTAGTGGCGCGGTGGGAAGGCGCGGATGAGCCGGAGATGGATCCAGGGCAGGTTGGAAAGGATGGCAAGTTTAATTGGGTTTGTTCGCTGCAGGCCCAAGGGAAACTTGTCCTTCTTTTATCCTGGGAGGTTGTCTGTCCTCCTGGTACGAATATTGAAGGACTGGATGCATAG